One genomic segment of Nocardia spumae includes these proteins:
- a CDS encoding TetR/AcrR family transcriptional regulator, whose protein sequence is MTTGAEAAHRGRERGNRSRRLITRHAVDIASLDGLGGLSFGRLAEDLELSKAGIQTLFRTKERLQLATIDTAGELFADAVIAPSREASEGAPRLHALVEHWIDYAARPLFAGGCFWGANLPDFDSHPGPVRDALVLGHRAWLGALTRQLELAAAQNACSATDIESATFQIDAVLMAANTALRLGDTSGIAKVRRIVGTLVPPPVAESPSE, encoded by the coding sequence GTGACCACCGGCGCGGAGGCCGCCCACCGCGGCCGTGAACGCGGAAATCGTTCGCGCCGCCTGATCACCCGTCACGCCGTCGACATCGCCTCCCTCGACGGCCTCGGCGGGCTCAGTTTCGGACGGCTCGCCGAGGACCTCGAGCTCAGCAAGGCGGGAATCCAGACGCTCTTCCGCACCAAGGAACGACTGCAACTGGCGACAATAGACACCGCGGGCGAGCTTTTCGCCGACGCGGTGATCGCGCCGTCGCGGGAGGCGTCCGAGGGCGCGCCCCGGCTCCATGCCCTCGTCGAGCACTGGATCGACTACGCCGCGCGGCCACTGTTCGCGGGCGGCTGTTTCTGGGGTGCCAATCTGCCCGACTTCGACAGTCACCCGGGTCCCGTCCGCGACGCGCTGGTGCTCGGGCATCGAGCGTGGCTGGGCGCCCTCACCCGTCAGCTCGAACTCGCCGCCGCCCAGAACGCGTGCTCCGCGACCGATATCGAATCGGCGACCTTCCAGATCGACGCTGTCCTGATGGCGGCCAATACCGCACTGCGCCTGGGCGATACCTCCGGCATCGCGAAGGTGCGCCGCATCGTCGGCACCCTGGTCCCGCCGCCGGTGGCGGAATCGCCGAGCGAATAG
- a CDS encoding DUF3237 domain-containing protein, whose translation MTLDARVRTVEPLRTTTLFDIVVDLRPRVEFGVDGPVGRRVLYGAAGGSFRGPRLGGEVLAQGGDWALFRTDGTMMLDVRLALRTEDEALIHMSYGGRWAIPPQVRDDMATPAGRLRVDPADYYFRINPVFETGSERYRWLNDVVAVGTGYLVEGGVAYHVEQIL comes from the coding sequence ATGACCCTCGACGCCCGCGTTCGAACCGTCGAACCACTGCGCACCACAACGCTTTTCGATATCGTCGTCGATCTGCGCCCGCGGGTGGAATTCGGCGTCGACGGCCCGGTCGGCCGACGCGTACTCTACGGCGCGGCAGGCGGTTCGTTCCGCGGTCCGCGGCTCGGTGGCGAGGTCCTGGCCCAGGGCGGCGACTGGGCACTGTTCCGTACCGACGGCACCATGATGCTCGACGTCCGGCTGGCTCTGCGCACCGAGGACGAGGCCCTGATCCATATGAGCTACGGCGGTCGCTGGGCGATCCCGCCGCAGGTCCGGGACGATATGGCCACGCCCGCCGGCCGACTCCGCGTCGACCCGGCCGACTACTACTTCCGCATCAACCCGGTGTTCGAAACCGGATCCGAGCGGTACCGATGGCTCAACGATGTGGTCGCCGTCGGCACCGGATACCTCGTCGAGGGCGGCGTGGCCTATCACGTCGAGCAGATCCTGTGA
- a CDS encoding ester cyclase — protein MFVISGRITPRRLPKDTTMDGHRMFELAQALAIAKSGQDLPAALALLHPRMTLTTPAFGTTARGPAENERALTRFFASFPDYHVELAGHADDGRTLACWGTARMTMTGTRFGVSPNGRRAELPIFITFTFADDLIESERFCFDLSDLCAQSGVSTDAVRHTLFGEPSIPGGRR, from the coding sequence ATGTTTGTGATATCGGGCCGCATCACGCCCCGACGGCTACCGAAGGACACCACCATGGACGGCCACCGCATGTTCGAACTCGCGCAGGCCCTCGCGATCGCGAAGAGCGGGCAGGACCTCCCCGCCGCACTGGCCCTGCTTCATCCGCGGATGACGCTCACGACCCCGGCGTTCGGGACCACCGCCCGCGGTCCGGCGGAGAACGAACGCGCTCTGACCCGATTCTTCGCATCCTTTCCCGACTATCACGTCGAACTGGCCGGCCACGCCGACGACGGACGGACCCTCGCCTGCTGGGGTACGGCTCGAATGACCATGACCGGCACTCGTTTCGGGGTGTCGCCCAACGGCCGGCGGGCCGAGCTGCCGATCTTCATCACGTTCACCTTCGCCGACGATCTGATCGAGAGCGAGCGGTTCTGCTTCGATCTGTCGGATCTGTGCGCGCAATCCGGCGTCTCCACCGACGCGGTGCGGCACACCCTGTTCGGCGAACCGAGCATCCCGGGAGGCCGTCGATGA